CGGCGGGACCGGTGCCCCCTTGACGTATCTGGTACGGCGGGCTCAGGCAGCTACAGCTGCTTCGGCTCATCCGCGACGGGAGCCTGTGCGGCGTCTCCGTCTGTTGTAGCCACGAAGTCGGAAGCGGCATTCTGAACCGCGTCAACCTGACCTGCGAACTTGCCGCCTGTCTTCTGGTCAACGAAGTCTCCGGCCTTTTCGATGCCATTCTGAATGGCTTCTTCGTTGCCCTGAATGAGACCCTGAGCCTTACCCTTCAGGTCGTCAATTAAACCCACGGGCACCTCCCTTCCTTCGCGGAGCCAGTTCGC
This window of the Arthrobacter sp. StoSoilB5 genome carries:
- a CDS encoding antitoxin, with the translated sequence MPVGLIDDLKGKAQGLIQGNEEAIQNGIEKAGDFVDQKTGGKFAGQVDAVQNAASDFVATTDGDAAQAPVADEPKQL